Proteins encoded within one genomic window of Phormidium ambiguum IAM M-71:
- a CDS encoding SDR family NAD(P)-dependent oxidoreductase gives MAKFNSGGKAIAIPTDVTKPEACQNFIEKSMKTFGAIDGLVNNTGISMFAKVEEVTDVSIFDRYDAFSQFI, from the coding sequence ATAGCAAAGTTTAATAGCGGCGGGAAAGCGATCGCCATTCCTACCGATGTCACCAAACCGGAGGCTTGTCAAAATTTTATAGAAAAATCAATGAAAACTTTTGGCGCTATCGATGGATTGGTGAATAATACCGGGATTTCCATGTTTGCCAAGGTTGAAGAAGTGACAGATGTTTCTATATTCGATCGCTATGATGCTTTTTCACAATTCATTTAG
- a CDS encoding plasmid replication protein, CyRepA1 family, producing MIKYEHPPQTPTRVFFLQVPDRIWEQVSERYHVPITSEDRQQGFWQWVWAKNLPIVIVEGAKKAGCLLTLGYAAIALPGVTGGVRTKTQFGEKCSPYLVPELQHFATSGREIYIGFDHDIKRQTIRNVNREIDKLGQCFQAAECGVKVICLPGPEKGVDDFVVVQGEDAFCDLYEGAQAFSFWQTRQSWQLTYPVALRLCQRYLEEVPYPQSGLVGIQSPKGTGKTQGLINLVSDALHTGNRRVLIITHRIQLGRAICATLGVNYIDETRDSTAGKLFGYGLCIDSLHPLSHANFHPEDWEGAIVIIDECEQVIWHALNSSTCYENRVAILETFQQLIHNVLTSGGLVVAQDADLSDLSIDYLISLAGIPIEPWIAVNDWKPTTGRDVTFFATSNPAPLFAQMERILSQNVSQDYQRTRIMVVEDSQKVKGKWSCINLETQLQKRFPHKRILRIDSESVANPNHPAYGCVDKINSIIHNYKHTGARGVPKVKPSLKKQLTPKSDGKE from the coding sequence ATCATCAAGTACGAACACCCGCCCCAAACTCCCACCAGAGTCTTTTTCCTGCAAGTCCCTGACCGCATTTGGGAACAAGTCTCAGAACGCTACCATGTCCCGATCACCTCTGAAGACAGGCAACAGGGCTTCTGGCAATGGGTATGGGCGAAGAACCTGCCCATAGTCATCGTTGAAGGCGCTAAAAAAGCAGGTTGCCTGCTCACTTTGGGCTACGCCGCTATTGCCCTCCCCGGGGTCACTGGGGGCGTTCGCACTAAAACCCAGTTCGGGGAAAAATGCTCTCCCTATCTCGTCCCGGAACTGCAACACTTCGCTACCTCTGGTCGAGAAATCTACATCGGCTTCGACCATGACATCAAACGCCAAACTATTCGGAATGTCAACCGGGAAATTGACAAACTAGGTCAATGCTTCCAGGCTGCTGAATGTGGGGTGAAAGTCATCTGCTTGCCGGGGCCAGAGAAAGGCGTTGATGATTTTGTGGTAGTCCAAGGCGAGGATGCGTTCTGTGACCTCTACGAGGGCGCACAAGCCTTTTCGTTTTGGCAAACTAGGCAATCGTGGCAATTGACCTATCCGGTGGCTTTAAGGCTCTGCCAGCGCTACCTGGAAGAAGTACCATATCCACAGTCGGGGTTGGTGGGCATCCAATCGCCTAAAGGGACGGGAAAAACTCAAGGTTTAATCAATCTCGTTTCTGATGCTCTCCATACGGGTAATCGTCGCGTGTTGATTATTACTCACCGGATTCAACTGGGTAGGGCGATCTGTGCGACTCTGGGAGTTAACTACATCGACGAAACTAGAGATTCGACTGCTGGTAAACTATTCGGATACGGTCTTTGCATTGATAGTCTGCATCCTTTGTCGCATGCGAATTTTCACCCGGAAGATTGGGAAGGTGCGATCGTCATTATCGATGAGTGCGAACAAGTGATTTGGCACGCCCTAAACTCTAGCACCTGCTACGAGAACCGGGTGGCTATCTTGGAGACTTTCCAACAACTAATCCACAACGTTTTGACCAGTGGTGGCTTAGTCGTTGCCCAAGATGCTGACTTATCGGATTTGTCGATCGACTATCTGATATCCTTGGCAGGCATCCCCATTGAGCCTTGGATAGCGGTCAATGATTGGAAACCAACAACAGGACGGGATGTGACTTTCTTCGCTACTAGCAACCCTGCACCGCTGTTTGCTCAGATGGAGAGAATTTTATCTCAAAATGTGAGCCAAGACTATCAACGCACCCGGATCATGGTGGTGGAAGATTCCCAAAAAGTTAAGGGAAAATGGTCTTGTATTAACTTGGAAACGCAACTGCAAAAGCGATTTCCCCATAAACGAATTCTCAGAATTGATAGCGAGTCAGTTGCTAACCCTAACCATCCAGCTTATGGTTGTGTGGATAAAATTAATAGCATCATTCATAACTATAAGCACACTGGCGCTAGGGGAGTTCCCAAGGTGAAACCGAGCCTAAAAAAGCAACTTACCCCAAAGTCGGACGGAAAAGAATAA
- a CDS encoding YkgJ family cysteine cluster protein, translating into MKEAQQKLLYLEERVEARVQDIRTSRDWWPCRRGCSQCCRQLAQPPELSLQEWARIDEAVVALPKPIRIEVEQKINHLLVQIAENTVSSQVVCPYLDENEGACLIYDARPIACRTYGFFVDRNGNDYCQLIENEVSSRSHTTSDIVWGNAEAIRNEIEQVFGVTIPFEVHYSQSKSI; encoded by the coding sequence ATGAAGGAAGCACAACAAAAATTACTCTATCTCGAAGAGCGTGTGGAAGCCCGTGTGCAAGACATTCGTACTTCGCGTGACTGGTGGCCGTGTCGCCGGGGCTGCTCACAATGTTGTCGTCAGCTGGCACAGCCTCCCGAACTGAGTTTACAGGAATGGGCGCGTATTGATGAAGCAGTTGTTGCATTACCGAAACCCATCCGCATCGAAGTCGAACAGAAAATCAATCATCTTTTGGTGCAAATAGCAGAAAATACCGTAAGCTCACAGGTTGTTTGTCCCTATCTTGATGAAAATGAGGGTGCTTGTCTGATTTACGATGCACGTCCTATTGCTTGTCGCACTTATGGCTTTTTTGTTGACCGCAATGGTAATGATTACTGCCAACTTATTGAAAATGAAGTGTCTTCTCGTAGTCATACTACTAGCGATATTGTGTGGGGTAACGCCGAAGCCATTCGTAATGAGATTGAACAAGTTTTTGGAGTAACAATTCCTTTTGAGGTACATTACAGTCAGTCTAAGTCAATCTAA
- a CDS encoding helix-turn-helix domain-containing protein, which produces MTVSSVSSPLQERQKRLTQLIEQLLEEGWTQSSLANAVGVDFSTVHRWLRGKTIPDVDSKNFRQLAKLSGGNTATLQLYLDGEISLSEYRNGFEKKTITEVRDITKKSASDDIKREILAKIKALEPADIVDVISSSAAFLANQV; this is translated from the coding sequence GTGACTGTTAGCTCTGTGTCTTCTCCTCTCCAAGAACGTCAAAAGCGGCTGACTCAACTAATTGAGCAACTGCTAGAAGAGGGCTGGACTCAAAGTAGTTTAGCCAATGCCGTTGGTGTAGATTTTTCAACAGTACATCGGTGGTTAAGAGGCAAAACTATTCCTGATGTTGATTCTAAAAACTTTCGGCAATTGGCAAAGTTAAGTGGTGGCAATACAGCAACACTACAACTTTATTTAGATGGCGAAATTTCTTTATCAGAATACCGTAACGGTTTTGAGAAGAAAACAATAACAGAAGTACGGGATATCACTAAGAAATCAGCATCTGATGATATTAAAAGGGAGATATTAGCGAAAATTAAGGCACTAGAGCCAGCTGATATTGTGGATGTAATTTCCTCATCAGCAGCATTTTTAGCTAATCAAGTGTGA
- a CDS encoding helix-turn-helix domain-containing protein, with the protein MPGTNNKININTQLGTSEQPERAGKAVLILSATYNSIDYNRIQEYAQKLRQGNFLETLALNVAMGIHAEITKRDETLEGFSPKCVDELEKFLRQQIVDNDFYSSTAEEILNHITPWLQTGRTEESLWKKVAVDSALSFLEPLDLSNRTIDELTAMLGLASKTVPATEPQLFISNTITQLLTSAPPRTACKSLLRIWNWQEDIHKNVFFWDRYSTGFVKLALKDKDPVTKEYFYFTGKAAWGIIEEFGSLGKDTAKLHCLLSAYVFRQPEPWRTEIKLAGTGKNGGTNLINLMGWGERKDMTTSQKLLKIEQCLKLLRKLDATIKWNVGKLGCDMNSLIWDIAIERYGQRNIFTDEIEEPTEIVAFIRTGRWAEFFFNKQGKNSTPPVALYEFGWISESTLKMNPYHDELAFLIAINITTESAIHTNGKYTIKTVLEMVMPKNEIELARKDHRYAGKLKQRWDKALIRLIELDWQILYDSETYPEWLRPGSTIGKPKDCKKRIIELLLEAGITIKPPGKIPALIAAKKSESLPRKRKSASSAQLEWEPIQKACEAKGWTKQSFIAEKLGISQPLVCQLQKGKPISPQTAAKLRKILPKVLPELSI; encoded by the coding sequence ATGCCAGGAACAAATAATAAAATTAATATCAATACACAACTAGGAACCTCAGAGCAGCCAGAGAGAGCTGGTAAGGCAGTATTGATATTATCGGCAACATATAACTCAATAGACTATAACCGCATTCAAGAATATGCCCAAAAGCTAAGACAGGGGAATTTTTTAGAAACCTTGGCCTTGAATGTAGCAATGGGAATTCATGCCGAAATTACTAAAAGGGATGAAACATTAGAAGGTTTTAGTCCTAAGTGTGTTGATGAACTCGAAAAGTTTCTCAGACAGCAGATAGTTGATAATGATTTCTACTCTTCAACAGCAGAGGAGATATTGAATCATATTACCCCCTGGCTTCAGACAGGTAGAACCGAGGAAAGTTTATGGAAAAAGGTGGCTGTTGATTCAGCTTTGAGTTTTCTAGAACCACTAGATTTATCCAATCGGACAATAGATGAGTTAACCGCAATGCTGGGGTTAGCTTCAAAAACAGTTCCAGCAACAGAACCTCAGCTATTTATTAGCAACACTATCACTCAATTGCTCACTTCAGCCCCTCCTAGAACGGCTTGTAAATCATTACTCAGAATCTGGAATTGGCAGGAAGATATCCATAAAAATGTGTTTTTTTGGGATCGTTACAGCACGGGTTTTGTCAAGTTAGCTTTAAAAGATAAAGACCCAGTTACTAAAGAATATTTTTACTTTACAGGCAAGGCAGCCTGGGGAATTATTGAGGAATTTGGCAGTTTGGGTAAAGATACCGCTAAACTGCACTGTTTACTGTCTGCATATGTTTTTCGGCAACCTGAACCTTGGAGAACTGAAATTAAGTTAGCTGGAACTGGGAAAAATGGCGGCACTAATTTAATAAATTTAATGGGTTGGGGTGAGCGAAAAGATATGACTACTTCCCAGAAATTACTCAAAATAGAGCAATGTTTGAAGCTGCTAAGAAAATTGGATGCAACTATTAAGTGGAATGTGGGAAAACTGGGATGCGATATGAATTCCCTGATTTGGGATATTGCTATAGAACGCTATGGACAACGCAATATTTTCACAGATGAAATTGAAGAACCAACAGAAATAGTAGCGTTCATTCGGACAGGGAGGTGGGCGGAATTTTTCTTTAATAAGCAAGGTAAGAATTCCACTCCTCCAGTTGCGTTATATGAGTTTGGTTGGATTTCCGAATCGACGCTCAAAATGAATCCGTATCATGATGAGCTGGCGTTCTTAATTGCCATCAATATAACAACAGAAAGCGCCATTCATACCAATGGAAAATACACGATTAAGACCGTGTTAGAGATGGTGATGCCAAAAAATGAGATTGAATTAGCCCGTAAAGATCATCGCTATGCTGGTAAGCTGAAACAACGTTGGGATAAAGCTTTAATACGATTGATTGAGTTAGATTGGCAGATTCTATATGACTCTGAAACTTATCCAGAATGGTTACGACCTGGAAGTACAATAGGTAAACCTAAAGATTGCAAAAAAAGAATTATTGAATTACTGCTAGAAGCTGGGATTACTATCAAGCCTCCCGGTAAAATTCCCGCCCTGATAGCTGCTAAAAAGTCAGAATCTTTGCCCCGAAAACGGAAATCAGCATCTTCTGCGCAGTTAGAGTGGGAACCAATACAGAAGGCTTGTGAAGCAAAGGGTTGGACGAAGCAAAGTTTCATTGCTGAAAAGCTGGGCATATCCCAGCCGCTAGTCTGCCAACTTCAGAAAGGCAAGCCAATCAGTCCCCAAACTGCGGCTAAACTCAGGAAAATTTTGCCTAAAGTGCTACCCGAACTGTCTATCTAA